The sequence GAGCGCCCTCCCAGCCCATCTGCTCGCCGCCGAAGGTCAGCCGCCAGTCGTTGATCCAGCCCGTGCCGCGCAGCGGCGAATGCGGAGCGCGGCGCGTCATCAGCCGCGGGTCGAGGTTGCCGGCGTACGCGGCGTAGAGCGACATGTGGTCGAGAGTACGGGAGGGGTGCCGGTGCACGCGTGCCCGGATGGCGGGACCGGGCGCGAAGCACCTTGAAGCGTGCGGGACAATGGAGCACGGAATGCATCCCCCGGGGAGACCCCCCGGAACACCGGCCGGGGCGGCAGCCGGCCGGGTAGACGTGAGGCGGACTTTTCGTGACCCGGATCGTGATCATCGGCGGCGGACCCGGCGGGTATGAGGCAGCCCTGGTGGGGGCCCAGCTCGGCGCGGAGGTGACCGTCGTCGACTGCGACGGTCTGGGCGGGGCATCGGTGCTGACCGACTGCGTACCCTCCAAGACTCTGATCGCGACCGCCGAGGTGATGACGACCTTCGACTCCTCGTACGAGGAGCTCGGCATCGTCGTCGCGGACGACACCCCGCACATCGAGCAGGCCGCGCGCGTCGTCGGCGTGGACCTCGGCAAGGTGAACCGGCGCGTCAAGCGCCTCGCGCTCGCCCAGTCGCACGACATCACCGCCTCCGTCACCCGGGCCGGCGCCCGCGTGGTGCGCGGCCGCGCCAAGCTCGGCGGACCGCAGGGCATCGACGGCACCCGGGACGTCATCGTCACGGCCGCCGACGGCTCCGAGACGATCCTGACCGCGGACGCCGTCCTGATCGCGACCGGCGGCACCCCCCGCGAGATCCCCGACGCCATGCCCGACGGCGAGCGGATCCTGAACTGGACCCAGGTCTACGACCTCGACGAGCTCCCCGAGGAGCTCATCGTGGTCGGCTCCGGTGTGACCGGTGCCGAGTTCGCCGGCGCGTACCAGGCCCTCGGCTCCCGGGTGACCCTCGTGTCCTCCCGCGACCGCGTGCTGCCCGGCGAGGACCCGGACGCCGCCGCCGTGCTGGAGGACGTCTTCCGGCGTCGTGGCATGAACGTCGTCGGGCGCTCGCGCGCCGAGTCCGCCAAGCGGGTCGGCGACCGGGTCGAGGTCACCCTCTCCGACGGCCGCGTGCTGACCGGTACGCACTGCCTGATGGCGGTCGGCGCGATCCCGAACACCAAGAACATGAACCTGGAGGAGTCCGGGGTCCGGCTCAAGGACTCCGGGCACATCTGGACCGACAAGGTCTCGCGCACCTCCGCACCCGGCGTGTACGCCGCCGGTGACGTCACGGGCGTCTTCGCGCTCGCGTCGGTCGCGGCGATGCAGGGCCGCATCGCGATGTACCACTTCCTCGGTGACGCGGTGGCCCCGCTGAACCTCAAGACGGTCTCCTCCAACGTCTTCACCGACCCGGAGATCGCCACCGTCGGCTACACCCAGGCGGACGTGGACGCCGGCAAGAT comes from Streptomyces virginiae and encodes:
- a CDS encoding NAD(P)H-quinone dehydrogenase, whose product is MTRIVIIGGGPGGYEAALVGAQLGAEVTVVDCDGLGGASVLTDCVPSKTLIATAEVMTTFDSSYEELGIVVADDTPHIEQAARVVGVDLGKVNRRVKRLALAQSHDITASVTRAGARVVRGRAKLGGPQGIDGTRDVIVTAADGSETILTADAVLIATGGTPREIPDAMPDGERILNWTQVYDLDELPEELIVVGSGVTGAEFAGAYQALGSRVTLVSSRDRVLPGEDPDAAAVLEDVFRRRGMNVVGRSRAESAKRVGDRVEVTLSDGRVLTGTHCLMAVGAIPNTKNMNLEESGVRLKDSGHIWTDKVSRTSAPGVYAAGDVTGVFALASVAAMQGRIAMYHFLGDAVAPLNLKTVSSNVFTDPEIATVGYTQADVDAGKIDARVVKLPLLRNPRAKMQGIRDGFVKLFCRPGTGIVVGGVVVSPRASELIHPISIAVDNNLTVEQIAKAFTVYPSLSGSIAEVARQLHTRKAAGEA